Proteins from a genomic interval of Ornithodoros turicata isolate Travis unplaced genomic scaffold, ASM3712646v1 Chromosome12, whole genome shotgun sequence:
- the LOC135371746 gene encoding low-density lipoprotein receptor-related protein 8-like isoform X1 yields MKPTVTPPFDDFNCNNTSCITDDLICDYHDDCGDGSDAKRCGNCPCDDIKCNGSNSFLKGRVCIEDLDHSVKITTNRHFRTSTKSPGPSLSDPFRTSSVGTSAPSVSFVSAQDAQRKSTPDTAVTIHDPSKQTSLSSRPLVLPSCYFCISLSC; encoded by the exons ATGAAGCCCACTGTAACGCCCCCATTTGATGACTTCAACTGTAACAACACCTCATGTATTACTGACGATCTCATATGTGACTACCACGACGACTGCGGAGATGGCTCTGACGCGAAGCGCTGCGGCAACTGTCCGTGTGACGACATCAAATGCAACGGTAGCAACAGCTTCCTGAAAGGGAGGGTCTGTATCGAAGACCTTGATCACTCGGTGAAGATAACTACTAATAG ACATTTTCGCACAAGCACCAAATCCCCAGGTCCGTCCCTCTCGGACCCCTTTCGCACAAGCAGTGTTG GAACTTCTGCTCCTTCTGTGTCCTTTGTCTCGGCTCAAGATGCGCAACGTAAGAGTACACCAGATACAGCAG TGACCATCCACGACCCCTCGAAGCAGACCTCTCTCTCGTCACGTCCGCTAGTGCTGCCTTCGTGCTACTTTTGCATCTCCCTTTCATGTTAG
- the LOC135371746 gene encoding low-density lipoprotein receptor-related protein 8-like isoform X2, producing the protein MKPTVTPPFDDFNCNNTSCITDDLICDYHDDCGDGSDAKRCGNCPCDDIKCNGSNSFLKGRVCIEDLDHSVKITTNRHFRTSTKSPGPSLSDPFRTSSVGTSAPSVSFVSAQDAQRKSTPDTAVPAATVFAVGWATS; encoded by the exons ATGAAGCCCACTGTAACGCCCCCATTTGATGACTTCAACTGTAACAACACCTCATGTATTACTGACGATCTCATATGTGACTACCACGACGACTGCGGAGATGGCTCTGACGCGAAGCGCTGCGGCAACTGTCCGTGTGACGACATCAAATGCAACGGTAGCAACAGCTTCCTGAAAGGGAGGGTCTGTATCGAAGACCTTGATCACTCGGTGAAGATAACTACTAATAG ACATTTTCGCACAAGCACCAAATCCCCAGGTCCGTCCCTCTCGGACCCCTTTCGCACAAGCAGTGTTG GAACTTCTGCTCCTTCTGTGTCCTTTGTCTCGGCTCAAGATGCGCAACGTAAGAGTACACCAGATACAGCAG TTCCAGCTGCCACAGTTTTCGCCGTTGGTTGGGCCACTTCTTGA
- the LOC135371691 gene encoding uncharacterized protein LOC135371691: MLRGEYGRFRWDSSCPMPTRSRHRARKRARFDSSSSDSPPDGDLRDTELLRSGTKIVNDVETNDSDVDEGPSHEDRNTPAQAMTSSSVISECESSESDEEQSDDTASEGEAGTLLHPSAQDPTQPGSPQRHLQTGTTGSSQELSEKLYPGCRISRAESLLLIMGHSLRHHSTKEATESLLKVIEAHLPEDTNFPVSKYLFFKEFCGSSCATCLHMYCPSCHSYIGEINHATPDCYCTNCETSHSTDTLVKTGSYFVMLDIKQQLQHLLQRPDLNFKFTDRRMSLDVKDITESKAYHTLPLEDGDLSLTWNTDGVPVFVSSKFSIWPLQLMVNELPQRQRFDNIILGGLWFGSSKPEMNCFLRPFEKEMNMLSSDGMTWVDASGREHTCRVFPGACCVDTVARCAVTNTTQFNGAFGCVWCEHEGIVVEKGRGSARVYPHQAAPAKCRTDKTFRKYAQRAQASGEPCRGVKGPSVLFLLSFFTFPVSFVVDYMHAVCSGFVKYTACMWFKQKQSYPYSLGDRIDDIDVLLTGLQPVWEMSRLPRSLHQREYWKSSEWRNWLLYYSPIVLKGILRKKYFMNWLKFVKVMHVLVGECVPLDSLSMLKEQMSSFLFEYEQLYGHEHMTYNSHMLTHIVDCVKEWGPLWSYSAYPFENLNGQLLKLINGTRYIQTQIVFKYSLFSRMPQLWHVHSASRTLHDPVATHMNTLLKGYKLRVKSGSLDVGVVFHGKALSADGGVLYRKISVAGITFCVSTSDKSKRTNSYVRSSAGVFGRIKAIFAASICTDCETTSCNCPKPLFFDVVQHEAKSSVFCGAHLSQMDKSFVHVEATNNIVRISASGAKKCLALQSNGKLSLYAASTLRA; encoded by the exons ATGTTGCGAGGCGAGTACGGTCGTTTTCGGTGGGATTCAAGTTGCCCTATGCCGACGCGAAGTCGCCACAGAGCCAGGAAGAGGGCAAGATTTGATTCTTCCAGTTCCGATTCCCCACCTGACGGCGATTTACGGGACACCGAGCTACTTCGTTCTGGAACGAAAATCGTGAATGATGTCGAAACGAACGATTCTGATGTGGATGAAGGGCCTTCTCATGAAGATCGAAATACGCCAGCACAAGCGATGACGAGTAGTTCGGTTATAAGTGAATGTGAAAGTAGCGAAAGCGATGAGGAACAGAGTGATGATACAGCTTCTGAAGGTGAAGCAGGTACACTGTTGCACCCTTCCGCACAAGACCCGACGCAACCAGGAAGTCCGCAACGGCACCTACAAACTGGGACGACTGGTTCAAGTCAAGAGCTG AGTGAGAAACTATATCCAGGCTGCAGAATTAGCCGAGCAGAAAGCCTTTTGCTAATAATGGGGCACAGTCTGCGACACCACTCTACGAAAGAGGCAACAGAAAGCCTTCTCAAGGTGATTGAAGCCCACCTACCGGAGGATACAAACTTTCCTGTTTCAAAATACTTATTCTTCAAGGAGTTTTGTGGATCTAGTTGTGCTACATGTCTTCACATGTACTGCCCCTCCTGTCACTCCTACATAGGAGAAATAAATCACGCTACACCTGACTGCTACTGCACAAACTGCGAGACATCACATAGCACAGATACGCTCGTGAAAACTGGCTCATACTTCGTTATGCTCGACATCAAACAGCAGCTGCAACATCTCCTTCAGCGACCAGACTTGAACTTCAAGTTTACAGACCGTAGGATGTCACTTGATGTGAAGGATATCACAGAGAGCAAAGCATACCATACGCTACCATTGGAGGATGGAGACTTGTCACTGACCTGGAACACGGATGGAGTACCAGTGTTCGTATCATCAAAGTTCTCCATTTGGCCACTGCAACTGATGGTGAACGAGTTGCCACAGAGACAACGCTTTGACAACATTATTCTAGGTGGCCTCTGGTTTGGTTCATCAAAGCCTGAGATGAACTGTTTTCTGCGTCCTTTTGAGAAGGAAATGAATATGCTGTCATCTGACGGAATGACTTGGGTGGATGCCAGCGGTAGAGAACATACATGTAGAGTATTTCCTGGTGCCTGCTGTGTGGACACCGTCGCCCGTTGTGCCGTCACGAACACCACACAGTTCAATGGTGCATTTGGATGTGTATGGTGCGAACACGAGGGGATTGTTGTGGAAAAGGGGAGAGGCTCTGCACGCGTGTATCCTCATCAAGCTGCACCTGCAAAGTGTCGAACAGATAAGACGTTCAGGAAATATGCACAAAGAGCCCAGGCGTCTGGCGAACCGTGCCGTGGTGTAAAGGGTCCCAGCGTACTCTTTTTATTGTCCTTCTTCACATTTCCTGTAAGCTTTGTAGTGGACTACATGCATGCTGTTTGTTCAGGTTTTGTAAAGTACACAGCATGCATGTGGTTCAAGCAGAAACAATCATATCCATACAGCTTGGGGGACAGGATAGACGACATAGATGTTCTATTGACAGGGCTTCAGCCAGTCTGGGAGATGTCAAGGCTGCCACGTTCCTTACACCAGCGAGAATACTGGAAGTCCTCAGAGTGGCGCAATTGGCTTCTCTACTACTCACCCATTGTATTGAAGGGAATTTTGAGAAAGAAGTATTTTATGAACTGGCTGAAGTTTGTTAAAGTCATGCATGTTCTTGTGGGGGAGTGTGTACCACTAGACTCACTTAGTATGCTCAAAGAACAAATGTCTTCATTTCTTTTCGAGTACGAACAATTATATGGCCATGAACATATGACGTACAATTCCCACATGCTTACCCACATTGTGGACTGTGTAAAGGAATGGGGTCCCTTGTGGAGCTATTCTGCATACCCTTTCGAGAATCTCAATGGACAGCTTCTAAAGCTCATTAATGGCACAAGGTACATCCAGACACAAATAGTTTTCAAATATTCCCTGTTTTCAAGAATGCCACAGCTTTGGCACGTACACTCTGCATCCCGAACATTGCACGATCCTGTGGCCACACACATGAACACACTTCTGAAGGGGTATAAGCTCAGGGTGAAGTCAGGATCTTTAGATGTCGGCGTAGTATTCCATGGCAAAGCGCTAAGTGCAGATGGGGGTGTGCTGTACAGGAAGATATCTGTTGCAGGTATAACATTTTGTGTAAGCACCTCTGACAAGTCAAAGAGGACGAATTCATATGTTCGATCCTCAGCAGGTGTCTTTGGGCGGATAAAAGCTATATTTGCTGCTAGTATTTGCACGGATTGTGAAACGACAAGTTGCAATTGCCCAAAACCTTTGTTCTTTGATGTTGTCCAACATGAAGCGAAAAGCTCTGTGTTTTGTGGTGCGCATCTGTCACAAATGGACAAGAGTTTTGTGCATGTTGAAGCCACAAATAATATTGTGCGCATTTCAGCAAGTGGAGCAAAGAAGTGTCTTGCGCTTCAGTCCAACGGGAAACTATCTTTGTACGCTGCATCCACACTGCGTGCTTGA
- the LOC135371689 gene encoding uncharacterized protein LOC135371689, whose amino-acid sequence MFTEHPGTTDVLEHRIDTGTARPWRCNPRTLSARKRDLLDAALDEMIATGAVRRSQSPWAFPVVLAPKKDRTARLCVDYRQLNAVTVRDAYPFPSIESIMYALGNASVFTILDCSRGFLQIPVGEEDIQKTAFTCHRGLFEFTRLPFGLSNSPASFQRLMDVVLDDAKFNYAMAYMDDVVVFSKSFDEHLVHLGNVLSRMRDAGLTINPGKVQLASPKVDLLGFVVDLGTLSPNEDKLRAILEYPRPHDVKSLQRFLGMVGFYRQFIPHCASLAKPLYELLRKNSQWAWGPRQEEAFRSLSQAIADTAKLWLPDLNKPFVMQTDASDYGLGAVLLQEHDGGLCPVGFASRTLSPAEMNYSVTEKGCLAVMFGLKKFDMYLDGTTFTIQTDHQALSWLQRLKKPSGRLARWALALQGYSYHVEYLKGNANKVADALSRAPLGYSCELQQEPQCQGRSSTGCVGDLDLVRAARRGRSSLPAEERGGEIGCACDYANLPEGVERQTEEGDLVAAIGLNRAGNSLSCGTIVSREELLEAQKSDGLCQRVSEKLADNSAADTGNAGRDDDGCLDSYLLSEDGLLLRYVPGLDEEDESVSPFKVVVPRKLRRVFMRYFHDSALAGHGSGSKTFHKLCRVATWPGMRQDVMRFTRSCLVCQKAKPRGGKPPGFMQPVVSSYPWHIVACDVMGPFPRSPRGNQYLLVVTDHFSKWVELFPLRKLVSERIWDRLMETFSRFGFPAQLITDNASYFTGRVFVDSCAALGIQHKRTTPYHPQANITERVNRNLKHMLVALTDRHKDWDVRLTELGFATRTTVNRSTGFSPAYLNFGKEVAFPLENGLRQCTEPIARNLSRAPKKTSGPSKQDGGHSKPKGKRVEAPPGRSVARPVAQATPTRHSVATWTALVGDETACFVSSRRWRDQPRPLRGADPGSVAATFRGRLLSDRHPSEPPATYTEEEADRLCRSCGGLVVHLATHVQGERHRAAEASRAAPSAEPAPPAAPLPAALPNPEDAIAAAVRVLQAFRPGLLCPVDRPPLSAAASSTVPPVSKAQDPPGFEQELMDFLGEPPASRP is encoded by the exons ATGTTTACGGAACACCCAGGAACAACCGATGTTCTAGAACATCGGATTGATACTGGTACTGCGAGGCCCTGGCGGTGTAACCCCAGGACCCTCAGCGCGCGTAAGAGGGATCTCCTTGACGCGGCGCTGGATGAGATGATTGCGACAGGCGCGGTTAGGCGGTCGCAGAGCCCCTGGGCTTTCCCGGTGGTGCTGGCACCTAAAAAAGATAGGACGGCAAGGCTGTGTGTGGATTATCGCCAGTTAAACGCCGTGACGGTCAGAGATGCTTATCcttttccgtccatcgagtcgaTCATGTACGCGTTGGGGAATGCCAGCGTGTTCACGATTTTGGACTGTAGCAGGGGCTTTCTGCAGATTCCTGTAGGGGAGGAGGATATCCAAAAGACGGCATTCACGTGTCACAGAGGCTTGTTTGAATTTACGAGACTCCCTTTTGGATTGTCCAACTCGCCCGCTAGTTTCCAGAGGCTAATGGACGTCGTGCTGGATGACGCGAAGTTCAATTATGCCATGGCTTACATGGACGACGTAGTGGTATTTTCTAAGTCGTTCGATGAGCATCTCGTTCACTTGGGCAATGTGCTAAGTCGGATGAGGGACGCGGGGTTGACCATTAATCCCGGCAAAGTTCAGCTTGCATCCCCCAAGGTGGATCTCCTTGGTTTTGTAGTTGATCTTGGTACGCTAAGTCCGAATGAGGATAAATTGAGGGCCATACTCGAGTATCCTCGTCCGCATGACGTCAAGAGCCTTCAGAGGTTCCTAGGAATGGTTGGCTTCTATCGCCAGTTCATCCCGCATTGCGCGTCCTTAGCAAAACCACTGTACGAGCTACTGCGGAAGAATTCCCAGTGGGCTTGGGGGCCTAGGCAGGAGGAGGCGTTTCGCTCCTTATCACAAGCTATAGCGGATACAGCTAAATTGTGGTTGCCAGATCTTAACAAGCCGTTCGTTATGCAAACTGATGCAAGCGATTACGGGCTTGGTGCAGTGTTGCTACAGGAACACGACGGTGGTCTATGCCCGGTCGGGTTCGCTAGTCGCACACTGTCGCCGGCGGAGATGAACTATTCCGTTACGGAGAAGGGGTGCTTGGCGGTAATGTTTGGCTTGAaaaagttcgacatgtatttggaTGGGACAACTTTTACCATTCAGACCGACCACCAAGCACTctcttggctgcagcggttgAAGAAACCGTCAGGCAGATTAGCACGCTGGGCGTTAGCACTTCAGGGCTATTCCTACCATGTAGAATACCTGAAAGGAAACGCGAACAAAGTGGCAGACGCTTTGTCCCGTGCGCCACTGGGTTACAGCTGTGAATTACAGCAGGAACCTCAGTGTCAGGGCAGGTCATCGACCGGTTGTGTGGGTGACTTGGACCTGGTTAGAGCCGCTAGACGCGGGAGGTCCTCTCTCCCAgcggaagagagaggaggggagATTGGGTGCGCGTGCGATTACGCTAATCTCCCGGAAGGCGTGGAACGGCAGACCGAGGAAGGGGATCTCGTGGCCGCGATTGGTTTGAATCGGGCAGGTAACTCCTTGTCTTGTGGCACGATCGTAAGCAGGGAAGAGCTCTTAGAGGCACAGAAGTCGGACGGTTTATGTCAGCGGGTGTCAGAAAAGCTGGCGGATAATAGCGCAGCTGACACCGGTAACGCTGGCAGGGATGACGACGGGTGCCTCGACTCATATCTCTTGAGTGAGGACGGGCTTTTGCTGCGATATGTGCCCGGGTTAGACGAGGAGGACGAGAGTGTTTCCCCCTTCAAGGTCGTAGTTCCCAGGAAATTGCGAAGGGTGTTTATGCGTTATTTCCATGACTCAGCCCTTGCGGGTCACGGCAGTGGCAGCAAGACTTTTCATAAGTTATGCCGCGTCGCGACCTGGCCGGGGATGAGGCAGGATGTTATGCGCTTTACCCGGAGCTGCCTCGTGTGCCAGAAGGCAAAACCAAGGGGTGGTAAACCCCCAGGGTTCATGCAGCCAGTAGTCAGTAGCTACCCCTGGCACATAGTAGCGTGTGACGTAATGGGTCCATTTCCCAGAAGTCCACGGGGGAATCAGTACCTGTTGGTGGTTACTGACCACTTTTCCAAGTGGGTGGAGTTATTCCCGCTTAGGAAGCTGGTGTCGGAGCGGATATGGGACCGGCTGATGGAGACTTTTTCCCGGTTCGGTTTTCCGGCACAGTTGATCACTGACAACGCCAGTTATTTCACTGGCCGAGTCTTTGTCGACTCTTGTGCTGCACTGGGTATTCAGCACAAGAGAACGACGCCGTATCATCCCCAGGCGAACATTACTGAAAGAGTGAATCGCAACCTTAAGCATATGTTGGTAGCTCTAACCGACAGGCACAAGGATTGGGATGTGCGTCTTACTGAGTTGGGATTTGCAACCAGGACGACAGTAAACAGGTCAACGGGGTTTTCCCCGGCATACCTTAACTTTGGGAAGGAGGTTGCTTTCCCATTGGAGAACGGACTGAGACAGTGCACGGAGCCGATTGCTCGGAATCTGTCGAG GGCACCTAAGAAGACCTCTGGTCCCTCAAAGCAAGACGGCGGCCACTCGAAGCCGAAGGGCAAGCGTGTGGAAGCGCCCCCCGGAAGGAGCGTGGCGAGACCTGTTGCCCAGGCCACCCCGACGCGGCACTCCGTCGCCACCTGGACAGCCCTCGTCGGGGACGAGACGGCTTGCTTCGTCTCGTCGCGACGGTGGCGCGACCAGCCGAGACCACTGCGCGGGGCCGACCCTGGGTCCGTGGCTGCCACCTTCCGCGGCCGCCTCCTGTCGGACAGGCACCCCTCGGAGCCTCCAGCAACCTACACCGAGGAGGAGGCAGACCGCCTGTGCCGATCGTGTGGCGGCCTCGTCGTCCACCTGGCCACCCACGTTCAGGGCGAGCGACACCGCGCCGCCGAGGCTTCCAGGGCGGCACCGTCAGCGGAGCCGGCCCCCCCAGCTGCCCCCCTGCCGGCAGCACTGCCGAACCCGGAGGACGCCATCGCAGCTGCAGTGCGGGTGCTACAGGCGTTTCGGCCGGGGCTCCTGTGCCCAGTGGACCGCCCTCCCCTCTCTGCCGCCGCCAGCAGCACGGTGCCCCCCGTCTCCAAGGCCCAGGACCCCCCCGGATTTGAGCAGGAGCTCATGGACTTTTTGGGGGAACCCCCCGCGTCGAGGCCTTAG